TGTGCTTCTTGGTCTTGCCATAAAGGCTGATGATATACTCTATTCCGATGATGATCAGGCTCCACTTAACATCGGCATTGTTATGAGCGCCGACTCAAAAATGGCGCGCATGGCTTACTCAACCATAGAGGACATGGACAGTTACCGCACATCATGCGTGTTCACTGAAATATCCGACAAAGGCACAGCTTTATCGATGCTTGAAGATAAAAAGTTGTTTGCAGTGATATATGTTCCCGACAATATAATAAGCGACATCATGGATGGCACAAACACGCCCGTGGAGGTATACTACTCCGACATGCACTCTATCAACACATTTGTGTTGAACGATCTTTTCCGTTCCACATCATCAATGCTCGGAATATCACAGGCTGCAATATATTCTGTCCAGGCAATAGGCAGAGATATGGAGCTTCCAGCAAAGATGCAGGAGCAGCTCAGCAATGATATCAACGCTATGTTCCTAAGCCAGGTATTAAACAGGGCTTCTACATTTGCTGTAAATGAGATAAATGCAGTACGGGCAGTCAGCACAACCACCTTCTACACATGTGCCGCTGTTGTTCTCATGATGATGCTGAGTGGTTCCGTATTTATCCCGTTCATAATTGATATACCGAATTCATACAAAACCCGACTGCGTTCATACGGTATAGGAGCTGCCAGCAGGACTTTCAGCAGCTTTTTATCCGTATTTACCTGGGAGTATCTGCTTTATATGACTGTATACACCGCCTTGTCTGCCGTATCTATTTTCACAGATCAGCTTCAGATCCACATGACTGCTACCGGATCGTTGTTCGGACTTGCCGTATCAGTCCTTGTCACACTGTTAATAATCATCGCATGTTTTGTACCTGCCGGAACAAACGGATGCGTTCTTTTTCTCACCGTGACAGCCATGATACTTGCATACCTCAGCGGATTTTTTGTGCCGGAGGCCATGCTTCCAAACTTTGCTAAAGAGTTTTGCCAGCTATCTCCATTTAACAGACTTGTCCATTTTATGTGTCAATACTTTTCATAAGGAGGGTATATGAAAAACCTTGTGCAGATCAACATACTGATAAAGAGAATGCTTTGCAGACCAGCCATGATAGCTGTTTTGATGCTGATACCTATGGCTCTTATACTTGTCCACGCATTGCCTGAAAAAAAGCAGTCCACCGAGATCGTCTCAGGTATATTTATCGAGACGCCGGACGAATATACTGACTCTTTCACCGGCTATCTGTACAACACCGCAACCGGATTTACATTTCAGCCATATGAGTCTCTGCCTGATATGAAAGATGATGTGGCATCCGGTAAGCTTGACGCAGGATACAGTTTTCCCGTAGATTTCAGCCAGGCTATGATCCATATGGACACAAATGTCAAAGTAGATGTCTACACCTCTGCTGGAAGTTCATTTGAAAACGTTACATGTGAATCAGTCTACGCGGCACTTCTCTACGCATATGCCGCTGATATGTCCATAAACATGCTGGGAAATCGATATATATTCGATACAACCAGCATTGATATAGAAGACCGTGCAGACAAATTTATCAGGGAGCGCTTCAACGGATATATAGAAAACGATGACATTTTCTCCATAAGCGGAGGTCTTTCAGGCAAATATACATCCCCTGACAAGATCGTTCCAAACAACTTTCCTGCCGAACTGCTGATCTACATGACTATATTTATCTGCGCACTGCTGGGTACCCAGAACTATCTTAAAGATTTAGACAACGGTGTATATTCGAGCCTGCCCGGATATAGAAAACTATCCTTTTGCACAAAAAATATAGCAGCTGGAATAATTCCCGCTGCTATCATGAGTTTTATATCTTTGATCATATATATGAGTTATGCCAGCATTTTGTACATAACGGTGCACATAGCTGTAGTATCTGTCATTAGTCTCGCATCTTCCATGCTGACCGGTATGATACTCAGGCGATATAAGGTATTCACAATTGCCATGCCGTTTGTCATCATCTGTACTCTTCTCCCGTTACTTCTAGCACAGCTCTCGCAGATGTAGACTCAGTTATCTGCTTTTCTAAACGGCCATACTCGTCAGCCGGAATCGCGATCTTGAAACACACATCCATAGTGTAATCTGTTCCGTCTATAACTGCCTGGCTGTTGCTCAGAAGATATTGTACTTTCCCAGAATCATTATAATTCGTAGTGATACTCACCAGCTTCATGAGCTGCATCGTATGAATACCGGCATCTGCCAGTGCTAGCTTCGCCGCTTCTGTGTACGCCCTCACCAAGCCACCTGTTCCGAGCAGCGTGCCTCCGAAATATCTTGTCACGACTATGCATATATTCACCACCTGATTTCCGGTTATCACCTCAAGTATAGGCTTTCCCGCCGTCCCCTGTGGTTCACCGTCGTCCGAAAACCTGAGAAGCGTATTCTCGCTTCCTATGGCAAATGCAAAGCAGTTGTGTCTCGCATCATAGTGCTGCTTCTTTATCCTTTCAACAAAAGCATATGCCTCTTCTTCTGTGGAGACAGGTACTGCATATCCGATAAATCTCGACTTCTTCTCGACTATCTCGTCCTGTCCCTCGCTGATTATAGTGTTGTATGTTTCTGTCATCGCTTCTCCGAATTGTTTGTGAGCAGTTTGCCGAGCTCATCCATAAATGTATTCACATCCTTGAATTCTCTGTACACCGATGCAAATCTTACATATGCTACCTGATCGAGGTCCTTTATCTTGTCCATGACTATCTCACCTATGGTCGTGCTCTCTATCTCCCTGACTTCCATATTAAAGATGGTGTTCTCTATATCATCTATACACTTTGTGACAGCCTCCGCCGACACCGGTCTCTTGTGACATGACTTTATGACTCCTGACTCTATCTTTGAACGGTCATATGTCTCTCTGTTCTTATCCTTCTTGATGACTATGAGTGGTATGGTCTCAACCTTCTCATATGTGGTAAATCTCTTGCCACACGCATCACACTGTCTTCTTCTTCTGATGGCACTTCCATCCTCCGCTGGTCTGGAATCAATGACCTTGGTATCATCTGCTGAGCAAAATGGGCATCTCATATATTATATTCTCCTTACGATATTATAGTGCAGACGCATTAGAGGCGCTTCGCGCGGCGTCTGCTTCATCGTAAGAAATCTCCCACCTTGCGGCGGGTCCTTCTTACGATTAATGTGCAGACGCATTAGAGGCGCTTCGCGCGGCGTCTGCTTCATCGTAAGAAATCTCCCACCTTGCGGCGGGTCCTTCTTACGATATGATTTTAACTGGGCACTTGTCTTTGCATACGCCACAATTTGTACATTTCTCTGGATCGATGTGGGCAAGATTTCTATCCATGGTGATGGCTCCAGCCTCACAGTTTCTTGCACACAAGGTACATCCGATACAACCTGCGCTGCAGGCCGCCTTGACCTGAAGTCCCTTGTCGTGGGAGTTACATCTGACAAGTCTCTCCGCATCGTATGGAACAAGCTCTATCAGATGTCTTGGACACTCTGTAACGCATTTACCGCACGCCTTACACTTCTCCTTATTAATTACAGCAATTCCGTCTATAATGTCAATAGCCCCGAACTCACATACCGCTTTACAAGATCCATATCCTGTACATCCGTATGTACACGCCTTCGGTCCACTGTTCGGATTATTCTGAGCCAGCTTGCAGTCTCTAGGTCCCACATATTCGTACACATCTTTTGCCTTCTCACAGTCCCCTGCGCACTTGACAAATGCCACATACTTTGTATTTTCAGCGTTTTCCACGCCCATGACCTCACTGATCTTTGCCGCTACAGCTTCTCCTCCGACGGGACATGCCGATGGGGGCATCTCACCTTTTGCAATGGCTGCTGCCAGTCCGTCACATCCAGGATATCCACATCCTCCGCAGTTATTTCCCGGGAGGAGCTCCCTTACTGCTATTTCTTTCTCATCTACTTCTACCTTAAATTTTTCTCCTGCGACACCCAGAAGGATACCTATCACAATACCTACGCCTGCGACAACTGCCACAGCTATCAATATTCCTGTCATACCGCACCCTCCTTATATCAATCCTGAGAAACCAAAGAACGCGATCGCCATGAGGCCTGATGTGATGAGAACTATAGGTGTTCCCTTAAACGACTCAGGTATAGGGCTATGCTCAAGTCTCTCTCTTATTCCTGCAAGTATCACTATTGCGACGGTGAAGCCAACCGCAGATCCGCATCCGTTGATGGTGCTCTCCAGTATGCCGTAACCACTCTGTACATTTGAAAGAGCGATACCAAGAACCGCACAGTTTGTTGTGATAAGTGGAAGGTACACTCCGAGTGATTCATACAGCGACTTTACCTTCTTCTTGAGGAACATCTCAACAAACTGCACAAGTGCTGCGATCACAAGGATAAACACTATGGTGTTGAGATACTCAAGACCGAATCTTCTCAGTATTCCGTAATACACAACGCTGGTGACAAATGATGCTATAGTCATTACAAATATAACCGCCGCTCCCATTCCTGTCGCAGTGTTGACACTCTTTGACACTCCAAGGAAAGGACACAATCCAAGGAACTGGCTGAGAATAACATTATTTACAAGTGCTGCTCCGATAGCTAACAATAAAATATTCATTATCTCCTACCTCCCTTTCCTTTTTTCTTCTTTATATGAGCCATTGTCTCCTTAAGCTTTATATCTGAATCATTGTTCTGTGAATCATCAGACATCTTATCGTCCTCGACATCCTGATTTGATTCATCTGGCTTATCGGACTCCGGTTGAGACTGATGCAAATCTCCCGGCTGTGCCTGTGGCTCCTCTGGCTGTCTTTCCGGCTGAGCCTCCTGCTCCTGGACCGACTGGGAAGCCTTTTCTACATCCTGCACTTTCTCCGGCTTATCTTCCTTTTTATCTGCCTCGGCATGTTCCTTAAGCATCTTTCCTGTAGCGTTAGGGACAAGCTTTATATCCGCCAGAACTGACTCTCTAGTCGGCGCATATGGGCTGAGTCTCGGCTCTTCCCTATGAGCATCCTCCGTCTTATTATCTGCTACAGATGTCTTTTCATCCTGCTTAACCTGCTTTGTATCCCCTGAGGCTGCTGCCTTTGAAGGTGCCTCGGCTACATTTAAAGAAACCTCTGATGTCAGCTTTCCGCAACATGCCGCATTGATACATCCAGCACATGAATTAGGTCTGCATGCTTCCGGTATCTCCTGTCCATTTGCCAGAGCCTCGGCTGCCTTCTTTGCATTTCTTCTATTGATAAATGCAATGATAAACGCAAGCACGAAGAACGCTCCCGGTGCAAGTACAAATATCGTTATCGGTGTGTAAAGGCTGAGCACATTGCCGATCCCCTTTACTATTCCTGATGAGCTCTGAAGCCTATTGCCGTCACCAAGTATCTGGAATCCGAACACACAGCCCTTTCCGACAAGCTCTCTGAACATTCCTATGAGCGTAAGTCCAACTGTAAATCCAAGTCCCATTCCAAGTCCATCAAATATAGATGGAAGAACCTTGTTCTTGGAAGCATATGCCTCGGCACGTCCAAGGATGATACAGTTTACAACTATAAGTGGTATATACAGTCCAAGGCTACTGTTGAGTGATGGCAGGTACGCCTGCAGCAGGAACTGTATGATAGTAACAAATGAAGCTATGATAACTATAAATGAAGGTATTCTGACCTTATCCGGTATAACCTTTCTGAGTGCAGAGATCATGAAGTTGCTGAGCACTAGAATACATGTGGTCGTAAGTCCCATGCCCGCACCGTTGATGGCAGATGATGTGACCGCAAGTGTTGGACACATTCCAAGCATCTGTACAAAGGTCGGGTTCTCTTTCACAATACCGTTATATAAACGCTCTGTACATTTTCCCATTACTTGTCACCTCCATTCGATGCATCCGTTTCATCCAATGCATTTGACGGATCCGCAGCTCCGCCATTAATTGACTTCACATACTCAAGGCCTGCATCCACAGCATTTGTGACAGCGTTAGTCGTGATCGTTGCACCGGACAGGGCATCTATCTCCTCATCCACAGTGGCACCGGACTTGGTGTACTTGAATTTGTCAACTTTCTTTCCTGCAAACTGTGACTTGAAGCTGTCCGTGTCAGCCTCCATTCCAAGACCTGCTGTCTCTGAAAGTGAAAGGAACGATATTCCATTTGTGGTTCCATCGGTCCTGACACCCATTGCAAGTTGGAGATCACCGCTGTATGCCTCATGAGATGTCACTGTCACTACATATCCAAGTACTGATCCGTCACTGTTCTTCGCCTCCACAACTTCGTCAATATCTGCATTGTATCCGGCATCCTTTAGAACCTTTGCAGCCGCATCGGCATCAAAGTCTGAATAGCTGTCAAATGAATCCGCATCACCAAATACTGCCTTGTATGCCTCCTCCTTCGCCTTCTGCTCTGTCACAGCTATAGGATCCTTAGTGACCTTATATACATATGCCAGTGCAAATCCGGCTATAACCGTGATAATCATGATCGCTATAGTCGCTATGATTATAGACCTTGTATCCATCTTTGACTTTGTTCCAGATGTGTCTCCCTGGGCTGCAAGCTCTGCGCCCTCACCGAAACTCTTTGGCTGCGTCCATCTCTCGATTAGCGGAACAAGAAGGTTTGAAAATATGATTGCGTACGATACACCCTCGGCAGAACCGCCATATATTCTAAAACAGAATGTGAGTATACCGAGTATAACACCAAACACTACCTTACCTGCCGGTGTTATCGGTGATGTGACATAGTCAGTTGCCATGAAGAATGCACCTAACATCAAACCGCCACCACACAAATGTGCCGCAAGGAATGTCAGATCAAATCCTCTTCCCGATGCAAGCGCATATATCATAATGAGAACTGCAAATGTTCCTATATATGTAAGTGGTATAACTGGCTTTATGACTCTTCTTATCAGAAGATATGCCGCACCTACAAGAATACATACAACTGATGTCTCACCTATTGTTCCGGGTATGTTTCCAAGGAACATGTGAAGTACGTTTACATTTGCAAGATCTCCTGTGTTCTTGAGAACCGCAAGAGGTGTGGCTGTTGTAACTCCGTCATACGAGAAAGATGTCATTCTTCCTGCAAATGATATGAGCAGGAAGCATCTAGCACCCAGTGCCGGGTTCATGAAGTTGAATCCCAGTCCGCCAAAGAGCTGCTTTACTATAATGATTGCAAATGCACTTCCAAGTATAGCCATCCAGATTGGTACATCCGGTGAGAGGTTCAGTGCCAGCAAAAGTCCTGTCACAACAGCGCTGAGATCGTATATTGTCACCTTTCTGTTCATCATCTTCTGATACAGCCACTCGAACAGCACGCATGAAACCACGCATGTGAGTATGAGTATCATGGCATTGATCTCAAAGTTGATGATTCCAAATATGGTTGCAGGGAGCAATGCAATGATCACATCCCGCATAATGCTCTGTGTACTTCGCTTATCTCTTACGTGTGGAGATGACGAAATCTTAAATGTATTATCCATTGTTGGCACCTCCTACTTTTTTTTATTTGCTATTATAGATTTTCTTGTTCCGGCAATGGTCTGTGTCAGATGTCTCTTGGCTGGACATACATATGAACAACATCCGCATTCACAGCACTCCATTCCGTTGTGAGCGAGGAAACCATCGGTATCTCCGTGCTCAGCAAGTGAAGCAAGCAGTGAAGGCACAACTCGTCCCGGACACACATCAACGCAGCGTCCGCACCTTATACAATTGCTAGGTTCAAGCTCTGCCACCTCATCATGCGTCATGCAGAGCAGTGCTGACACACCCTTGGTTGCCGGCACATCTAGAGAGAAAAGGGCTTTTCCCATCATAGGTCCGCCCGAAATGACCTTCTCTGGAACCACACCGTCCTTGAAGCCACCCGCAGCCTCTATGAGTTCCTGACAGTTCGTTCCGGTCCTGACCATAAGGTTACACGGATTCTCTATGGCATCACCTGTTATTGTCACTATTCTTGAATAGAGAGGTCTTCCCTCTACGACTGCCTCATATATGGACACTATCGTGTCTACGTTGTGCACTATACATCCGGCATCTGCAGGAAGCATCTTAGAGTTGACATATCTTCCCGTGTTGGCATATATGAGCTGACGCTCGGCACCCTGGGGATACTTGGTCTTCATCACATGAACTTCTATCTTGTCATTGTCCTTGACCTTGTCCGACAGGATTGCGATAGCCTCCGGCTTGTTATCCTCTATTGCTATGATTCCCTTTGCATGGTCAAACAGATTTATACATATCTCCAGTCCAAGAATGAGCTTATCTGGCTCCTCCAGCATTCTTCTGTAGTCTGATGTGAGGTATGGCTCACACTCTGCACCATTGACTATTATGTAATCAATCGCATCCTCGTTCTTAGGGGACAACTTGACATTTGCAGGGAATCCGGCACCGCCCATTCCTACTATACCAGCCTCCTTTATGATCTCCTTTACATCCTCTCTGTACAGACTGGAGAGATCCTTGACGTTCGCAGCGAAGTCTATCTCCTCAAACTGACCATCATTTTCCACTACTATAGATTCTACCTTTGATCCTCCAGGTACATATCTCGGTTCAATAGCCTTGACTGTGCCCGATATGGATGAATGTATATTTGCAGACACGAATCCGCTGGCCTCAGCGATCTTCTGGCCAACCAGGACCCTGTCCCCCTTCTTTACTATAGGGGTTGCTGGTGCTCCAATGTGCTGACTCAGCGGATACACGCAATCGCCCTTCGGAAGGTATTCTCTGACAGGCTTTTCCATTGACAATTCTTTGCCTTCATATGGATGAATTCCGCCCAGGAATGTTAACAAACCCATGTTCTACCTCTTTTCCTTGTTTATTTTTTAAAAAATCTTTATCTATAATAACGCTTTAAGGTCTCAAAAACAACCTAAACAGACATATATTATCATTTAAATATCTGGAAGGTTTTTCACCAAAACGGCTCCCGCAAGCCCTATACACACCCCCGCTATAGTTCCCGATATACAAAGAACCGGTATGTATATCAGGATGTTTCCACTCTTCATGAGCGATGCTGCCATGATCACTTGTCCTGCATTGTGGCTCACTGCTCCGAGTATGCTCGTTCCGGTAATGCCGAAGATCCTAAATCTCATACATACTGTCATAACGATAAGGCTAAGCACCGCACCCGCAAGACTGTATATCATCACCGACATATTGCCAAATAGCAGCGCTGACAGCAGCACCCTCACCAAGGATACCATCCACGCAGATCTGGTATCCATCTTTACCATGACAACTATCGTCACAAGATTTGCAAGGCCGAGCTTCACCCCTGGAACTGCTATATTCAGCGGGATCAGCGACTCAATGTATGAAAATACCATCGCGATTGCAATGAACATACCCATATATGCTATTTTATTTGCACTCCATCTGCTTTTACTCACTTTATATCCACTTCCTGTTCCTGCCCGCCGTGAACCTCTATCACCAGCTTATGCGGCAGACATGTGATCGTCTCACCGTTCCTGTTCTTTGTTCCCATCCGTACACATACTTTATCCGGGCAATCCGCCGACTTCATGCTGACCGCACCATTCCTGACCTCAACCGTGTTACTGCCCTTATCTGTCTGAAATGTATACTCATCATCTACACTCAGATCTATCGTCTGCACCAGCTTGTCGTCTATGTATACATCCGCAGTGTTTCCAGACTTAAGTCCGTATTTCACTATGAGCACACCTGTTACGCCTAAAATGAGCAGCACCGCTGCAAGCACGATGTCGCGTTTTTTTGTTGTATATTTATCCTTCATTTCCATATCTGTCATTTTCCATTATCATCCATATAATCTATATTCGTCTTGAAACATATATCATTCCTGAATCAGACTGTAACCTGCTCCCGATAAAGTAAATCTATCCCTGAGTCCATCGCTGACGTATACATTCATCTGGTCATCGATCAGTATGGCTTCCGCACCGTATCTGTTTACCGCCTCCATCGCAGCTTCTCTGTCCAGAAGCATACAAAGTGTAGATAGCGCATCACTCAAAAGTCCGTTATCACAGACGACTGTAGCTGCTATCGTGTGTTTCCATGCCGGATACCCAGTTTTTGGATCCAATATGTGATGATATCTCTTTCCGTCTTTCTCAAAATACTTCTCATAGTCTCCCGAAGTGGACACAAATAGCGTCTCCCCGTCTTTTGCACTTATAACCCCCATGATGCTTTCCTCGCCGGCACGCGGATCCTTAACACCGATCTTCCAGTCCGATCCATCCGACTTGCTTCCATACACCATGATACTTCCTCCAAGCGCAACGCACGCACCCGTGACAGAGGTTTCTTCTAGGTAATCCGCCGCAACATCACATCCATATCCCTTTCCGACAGCTCCAAAGTCCAGAGACATTCCTTCTTTGGCTATATTGACATATGGCTTACCATCAGAGCTGTTTTTCGCTGATATGCATGTCACCTGTGTGACATCCACATCTGACAGCGCAGCATCTATATCAGTCTGGGATGGCACGTTCGTGCTTCCTGATTCTATGCCCCAAACCTCGGCAAGCGGTCTGATTGTTATATCAAGCAGATCTCCATTGTCCTCGGATATTTCAAGAGTCCTTTCGAGTACATCTGCAAGTTCATCGCTTATCTGGTAATCCTCACCAGCTTTATAAGAATGATTTATATTCCACACCTCTGAGCCGTCAGATCTCCAGGAGATCACTTTTTCGTCAAGATTATTTTCCAGATCCATTATATCATCTATAATGTCGCTGCCATTCCTGCCATACACAGTTATGGAGGCAGTTGTCCCCATCACTGTTGTGTTCAAAGTCTTCTCTGCCTTATCCGCATTCTGTCTGCCCGTTATTATCACTATAGCGACAATTGCCGCAGCACATAATGCTGCGGCAGCTATCTTAAAAGCGTTCTTAAATTTATTGTTCTTTATAACATTCTGCTTTGCCATTTAT
This sequence is a window from Coprococcus eutactus. Protein-coding genes within it:
- a CDS encoding NusG domain II-containing protein, whose amino-acid sequence is MTDMEMKDKYTTKKRDIVLAAVLLILGVTGVLIVKYGLKSGNTADVYIDDKLVQTIDLSVDDEYTFQTDKGSNTVEVRNGAVSMKSADCPDKVCVRMGTKNRNGETITCLPHKLVIEVHGGQEQEVDIK
- a CDS encoding FAD:protein FMN transferase; its protein translation is MAKQNVIKNNKFKNAFKIAAAALCAAAIVAIVIITGRQNADKAEKTLNTTVMGTTASITVYGRNGSDIIDDIMDLENNLDEKVISWRSDGSEVWNINHSYKAGEDYQISDELADVLERTLEISEDNGDLLDITIRPLAEVWGIESGSTNVPSQTDIDAALSDVDVTQVTCISAKNSSDGKPYVNIAKEGMSLDFGAVGKGYGCDVAADYLEETSVTGACVALGGSIMVYGSKSDGSDWKIGVKDPRAGEESIMGVISAKDGETLFVSTSGDYEKYFEKDGKRYHHILDPKTGYPAWKHTIAATVVCDNGLLSDALSTLCMLLDREAAMEAVNRYGAEAILIDDQMNVYVSDGLRDRFTLSGAGYSLIQE
- a CDS encoding RnfABCDGE type electron transport complex subunit B, coding for MTGILIAVAVVAGVGIVIGILLGVAGEKFKVEVDEKEIAVRELLPGNNCGGCGYPGCDGLAAAIAKGEMPPSACPVGGEAVAAKISEVMGVENAENTKYVAFVKCAGDCEKAKDVYEYVGPRDCKLAQNNPNSGPKACTYGCTGYGSCKAVCEFGAIDIIDGIAVINKEKCKACGKCVTECPRHLIELVPYDAERLVRCNSHDKGLQVKAACSAGCIGCTLCARNCEAGAITMDRNLAHIDPEKCTNCGVCKDKCPVKIIS
- the nrdR gene encoding transcriptional regulator NrdR; the protein is MRCPFCSADDTKVIDSRPAEDGSAIRRRRQCDACGKRFTTYEKVETIPLIVIKKDKNRETYDRSKIESGVIKSCHKRPVSAEAVTKCIDDIENTIFNMEVREIESTTIGEIVMDKIKDLDQVAYVRFASVYREFKDVNTFMDELGKLLTNNSEKR
- the rsxC gene encoding electron transport complex subunit RsxC, which translates into the protein MGLLTFLGGIHPYEGKELSMEKPVREYLPKGDCVYPLSQHIGAPATPIVKKGDRVLVGQKIAEASGFVSANIHSSISGTVKAIEPRYVPGGSKVESIVVENDGQFEEIDFAANVKDLSSLYREDVKEIIKEAGIVGMGGAGFPANVKLSPKNEDAIDYIIVNGAECEPYLTSDYRRMLEEPDKLILGLEICINLFDHAKGIIAIEDNKPEAIAILSDKVKDNDKIEVHVMKTKYPQGAERQLIYANTGRYVNSKMLPADAGCIVHNVDTIVSIYEAVVEGRPLYSRIVTITGDAIENPCNLMVRTGTNCQELIEAAGGFKDGVVPEKVISGGPMMGKALFSLDVPATKGVSALLCMTHDEVAELEPSNCIRCGRCVDVCPGRVVPSLLASLAEHGDTDGFLAHNGMECCECGCCSYVCPAKRHLTQTIAGTRKSIIANKKK
- a CDS encoding ABC transporter permease; its protein translation is MFFRLIKTDFKRITGYGIYMIIAAFVIMSVLLGLAIKADDILYSDDDQAPLNIGIVMSADSKMARMAYSTIEDMDSYRTSCVFTEISDKGTALSMLEDKKLFAVIYVPDNIISDIMDGTNTPVEVYYSDMHSINTFVLNDLFRSTSSMLGISQAAIYSVQAIGRDMELPAKMQEQLSNDINAMFLSQVLNRASTFAVNEINAVRAVSTTTFYTCAAVVLMMMLSGSVFIPFIIDIPNSYKTRLRSYGIGAASRTFSSFLSVFTWEYLLYMTVYTALSAVSIFTDQLQIHMTATGSLFGLAVSVLVTLLIIIACFVPAGTNGCVLFLTVTAMILAYLSGFFVPEAMLPNFAKEFCQLSPFNRLVHFMCQYFS
- a CDS encoding Gx transporter family protein, translated to MSKSRWSANKIAYMGMFIAIAMVFSYIESLIPLNIAVPGVKLGLANLVTIVVMVKMDTRSAWMVSLVRVLLSALLFGNMSVMIYSLAGAVLSLIVMTVCMRFRIFGITGTSILGAVSHNAGQVIMAASLMKSGNILIYIPVLCISGTIAGVCIGLAGAVLVKNLPDI
- a CDS encoding electron transport complex protein RnfA — translated: MNILLLAIGAALVNNVILSQFLGLCPFLGVSKSVNTATGMGAAVIFVMTIASFVTSVVYYGILRRFGLEYLNTIVFILVIAALVQFVEMFLKKKVKSLYESLGVYLPLITTNCAVLGIALSNVQSGYGILESTINGCGSAVGFTVAIVILAGIRERLEHSPIPESFKGTPIVLITSGLMAIAFFGFSGLI
- a CDS encoding RnfABCDGE type electron transport complex subunit G, whose product is MDTRSIIIATIAIMIITVIAGFALAYVYKVTKDPIAVTEQKAKEEAYKAVFGDADSFDSYSDFDADAAAKVLKDAGYNADIDEVVEAKNSDGSVLGYVVTVTSHEAYSGDLQLAMGVRTDGTTNGISFLSLSETAGLGMEADTDSFKSQFAGKKVDKFKYTKSGATVDEEIDALSGATITTNAVTNAVDAGLEYVKSINGGAADPSNALDETDASNGGDK
- a CDS encoding YigZ family protein; translation: MTETYNTIISEGQDEIVEKKSRFIGYAVPVSTEEEAYAFVERIKKQHYDARHNCFAFAIGSENTLLRFSDDGEPQGTAGKPILEVITGNQVVNICIVVTRYFGGTLLGTGGLVRAYTEAAKLALADAGIHTMQLMKLVSITTNYNDSGKVQYLLSNSQAVIDGTDYTMDVCFKIAIPADEYGRLEKQITESTSARAVLEVTGEEYR